Sequence from the Mycteria americana isolate JAX WOST 10 ecotype Jacksonville Zoo and Gardens chromosome 5, USCA_MyAme_1.0, whole genome shotgun sequence genome:
CGGGCGCGCCGCGGTGCAGGCCGGGATGCGGGGCAGGGTTGATTAGCGCATGCGCGGGCCGCCATCTTCCTCTCGCAGCTCGGCGCGCAGCAGGCAGCATGGGCCACCAGCAGCTCTACTGGAGCCACCCCAGGAAGTTCGGCCAGGGCTCCCGCTCCTGGTCAGTGCGCGCCCCGGGGGCTGTCCGGGCTCCCTTCGGGGTCCGTGGGCCGCGACAGCTGCCTCCCTCTATTCCTCCTGTCCCCCCTACCCCGCGCCGCCATTACCCGCTCTGACCGGCCTTGCTATCTTCTCCCCTCACAGCCGCGTGTGCTCCAACCGCCACGGCCTCATCCGCAAGTACGGCCTGAACATGTGCCGGCAGTGCTTCCGCCAGTACGCCAAAGACATCGGCTTCATTAAGGTGAGCGCCGGCACCGGGGCTGTGCGGGAGGGGCGGGTGTGCCGTTTCCCGCTGACGCCTCTCGCCTTTCTCGCTCTCTTGCAGCTGGACTGAGCGCCAGGAGGATGAGGCTGTCGCCAGAAGTTCCGGGGCCTTCCTTGGTCCTCCCCGACACACGTACAGCGTTTCGGCACAGCCCTACTTAATAAATAGTTTCCTTGCCCGACTGACGTGTGCGCATTTGCCTCTTGTAAAGGTTCTAGTGGCTATGGGGCTTCCAGTCCCTCAGCGTGGCCCTCCCAGAGgggtgggtgctgccctggggacaggcctAAATGAGCCTGCCCTGGTGTCCTCAGCTTTCCCTCACAAACCCAGGTGGTCTCGAGTGCTGACGTTTATACGATGTCATTGAGCCTTCAGGCTTGCAAGCAGAGCAGTAGAATGGTCTACTTAAAATGACTGGTAGGTAAACGGCCAGGCCGTCTGCTGGTATGCAGTTGCTGGTAAT
This genomic interval carries:
- the RPS29 gene encoding small ribosomal subunit protein uS14; translation: MGHQQLYWSHPRKFGQGSRSCRVCSNRHGLIRKYGLNMCRQCFRQYAKDIGFIKLD